The Streptomyces sp. NBC_00691 genome has a segment encoding these proteins:
- a CDS encoding sugar phosphate isomerase/epimerase family protein, whose product MNLDRFSVNQMTVKQLSLPDLVTHCVRLGVRGVGLWREPVQEYGVEAAAGLVRDAGLTVTTLCRGGFFTSDGWEAENRAAIDEAVTLGTDTVVLVSGGLTPAFPDLLSARARITEAIGTLAPYAGERGIRLAVEPLHPMYAADRCAVSTLDQALAVAEHFPPEQVGVVVDTYHLWWDDRAPAAVERAGAAGRIHSFQLADWTTPLPAGVLTGRGQLGDGAIDLRAWADLTEKAGWTGPVEVEIFNDALWARDGAEVLEETLERFLEI is encoded by the coding sequence ATGAACCTCGACCGTTTCAGCGTCAACCAGATGACGGTCAAGCAGCTGTCGCTCCCCGACCTGGTCACCCACTGCGTCCGGCTCGGGGTCCGGGGCGTGGGCCTGTGGCGCGAACCGGTCCAGGAGTACGGCGTGGAGGCGGCGGCCGGCCTCGTACGGGACGCGGGCCTCACGGTCACCACCCTCTGCCGCGGCGGCTTCTTCACCTCGGACGGCTGGGAGGCGGAGAACAGGGCGGCGATCGACGAGGCGGTCACGCTCGGCACGGACACCGTCGTCCTGGTCTCCGGCGGCCTCACCCCCGCCTTCCCTGACCTGCTCTCGGCCCGCGCCCGCATCACCGAGGCCATCGGCACCCTGGCCCCCTACGCGGGCGAGCGCGGGATCCGCCTGGCCGTCGAGCCCCTCCACCCCATGTACGCCGCCGACCGCTGCGCGGTCTCCACCCTCGACCAGGCGCTGGCCGTCGCGGAGCACTTCCCGCCGGAGCAGGTGGGCGTGGTGGTCGACACGTACCACCTCTGGTGGGACGACCGGGCCCCGGCGGCGGTGGAACGCGCGGGTGCGGCGGGCCGCATCCACTCCTTCCAGCTGGCCGACTGGACCACCCCCCTCCCGGCGGGTGTCCTGACCGGCCGGGGCCAGCTGGGCGACGGCGCGATCGACCTCCGGGCCTGGGCGGACCTGACGGAGAAGGCGGGCTGGACGGGCCCGGTGGAGGTGGAGATCTTCAACGACGCCCTGTGGGCGAGGGACGGTGCCGAGGTCCTGGAGGAGACCTTGGAACGGTTCCTGGAGATCTGA